The DNA window TGAAATGGGCGTACCGCATACCTTAACCGGTGCTTTCCAGGGCGCGGCAAAGGCGTTCGGCGATTCGTTATCGTCACAGCCATATCTGATCGCAGCGGCGTTGGTAGCCGTATATATCGTGCTAGGTTTGCTGTACGAGAGTTACATCCATCCATTGACTATTCTGTCTACGTTGCCGTCGGCGGGGGTCGGGGCCTTGCTGATCCTGATGCTGGGCGGCTATGATCTCAGCGTGATTGCCTTGATCGGGATCATATTATTGATCGGGATTGTGAAGAAAAATGGCATCATGATGGTCGATTTCGCGCTCACTGCCGAGCGTGAAAAGGGCATGAAACCAGAGGAAGCAATTTTTCAGGCATGCTTGTTACGGTTCCGCCCCATCATGATGACGACTATGTGCGCATTGCTCAGCGGGTTGCCATTGATGTTGGGCCACGGTGCGGGATCAGAATTGCGCCGACCGCTAGGTTATGCGATGGTAGGCGGATTGATTCTGTCGCAAATACTGACACTATTCACCACCCCGGTCGTTTATTTGTATCTGGATCGCGCCCATTTCTGGTACGAAGGTCGCAAAAAAACGCGCAAAGAACGCAAGGAAACTGCGAAGGAAACAGTCCCCGTGCTAGAGTGAAAATGATGCAATCGTTGGCGATAAGACTTCGGTTGCGTCGATACAAAGATGCGCCGATGTCTGGCCGATAAGATATAGCGGAGAATGCCCCAAGAATGAAAATCCTGATAGTCGAAGATGAATTGAAGACCGCCGAGTACCTTTATAAAGGCTTGACTGAGCAAGGCTGCACAGTTGACCTGGCACATAACGGTATCGACGGTCAGCACTTGGGATTGCAGCATGATTACGATGTGATCGTGCTCGATGTCATGCTGCCCGGGATTGACGGATTTTCTGTATTACGCGCATTGCGCGCCATTAAACACACACCGGTCATCATGCTGACCGCCCGCGATAGCATCGAAGATCGCATCAAGGGTTTGCATGATGGCGCGGACGATTATCTGATCAAGCCATTTTCGTTTCTCGAACTTCTGGCACGCTTGCAAGCATTGGCGCGCCGCGGCAGAACGCAAGAACCCAGTCAACTCCGGATCGGCAATCTGCAAATCGATCTGCTCAGCCGCAAGGCTTATCGCACGAATAGCGAGGATGGCAGCAATACCCGCATCGATCTGACAGCCAAAGAATTTTCTTTATTGGTGGTGTTAGCGCGGCGGCAAGGTGAAATTCTGTCAAAGACAGCGATTGCCGAGTTGGTCTGGGATATGAATTTCGACAGTAATACGAATGTCGTCGAAGTTGCCATTAAACGGTTGCGGACCAAGATGGATATTCCATTCACGCCGAAATTACTGCATACCATACGCGGTATGGGTTACGTGTTGGAACTGCGCAAGGATGAGAAAACCGAATGAAGCGTTCCATCACAGTGCGTTTGGTGACGATGTTTGCAGCGGCCGCTTTATTGATTTTTTCGATGATCGGTATGTCGCTGTATAGCGTTGTCCAAAGAGAACTGGAACGACATCAACAGGAAGAATTGCATACCCTGTTTCAGGATATTCAATACATGATTCAGCATAACGGCAGCGCCGAGCGCTGGCCACGAGTGCGAGCAAAACTGGATGCCTTGACGCCAACCGATGGCAGTAAACACTTCTGGATACTCAGCGATGATTCACGCTTTCAGTTTGGGCAGGGGCTTGCCGAAATTGATAATCTGGAGCGCGATCCCGATGGCTCGGGAACTATTCTGTTACGCAAACGCGAATATCCATTGCGAACGATGACGAAAACTATCGCGGCCCTGGATGAAAGGCCGCCGGTACGATTGATCGTCGGTATCGATTTGGAGCCGTATTTTCATACGCTGCACGCGTTTGTAATTGCGTTGCTTAGTTTATCGTTGGTCGGCATTGCCTTGGTCATGCTGCTGGGTTATTGGATTGCGCGGGTTGGTTTACGGCCATTGAAACAGCTTTCTATTGAGGCACAGGGATTTAGTCCGAAAGCGCTTTCGCAACGTTTGCAAGTTGCGCGCCTGCCGGATGAGTTGTCTGATTTGGCGACGACTTTCAACGGGGCGTTGGATCGGATAGAAAACGCGTACAAACAACTCGAAGGATTTAATGCGGACGTGGCGCACGAACTGCGCACGCCGTTGGCAAATATCATCGGGACGACGCAGGTTGCGTTATCGCGAGAACGCAATGCGGGGGAGTTTCAGGAGGTTCTGCAATCGAATCTTGAGGATCTGGAGCGGGTGCGCTCGATCATTAACGACATGTTGTTTCTGGCGCGCGCGGATCAGGGCGAACCGGCCACTGGATTGATTGTGGCGTCAATTGCGTTACAGGTCAGTAAGACTGTGGAATTTTTTGAGTTCATTCTTGATGATGGCGGTATGACTGTCAGCATTGGGGGGGATGTTGGCGTTGAAGCGCCTATCGAAACTGCGTTGTTTCGCCGGGCTATCAGTAATCTTTTGCAGAATGCGATTCAACATTCGGGTGTTGGTGCGGAGATTATTGTGACTATTACGCGGCAGGAAAATGCGATTCAGATTGCGGTGTCTAATCCCGGCGAGCCGATTCCTGAAGCGCATTTAAATCGATTATTTGACCGGTTTTATCGGGTTGATGCTGCGCGCCACGATCAGGGGTTGCAGCATGGGTATGGGTTGGGATTGGCTATTGTGAGAGCAGTCGCCAATATGCATGGCGGGGGAGTGTTTGCTTCTTGTGAGGATGGAATGACTACTATTGGATTTAGTGTGAAGGTGGCGTGAGTTCAGTTCAGTTCAGTTCAGTTCGGTTGTAATTGACACGGGTTGTGCCCCGTTGAAGCAAGCCGGGGGGGGGCGGCATCCTCCAATAGTCCTAAAATCGGTGTCTGAAAATCCATTACCAACAAAGCACTACGCGTAGGATCTAAAGTAAAAGTAGCGGACATATTTGCCTCTCCAAATTAACGTGTTTGTGATACTACCGGCTGCGCTTCCCGCGATATTCCCAACTCTCCAACCGGAATACTATCGCCAGCAAACACCAATGGCCCAGTACCACTATAGCGATCCAATAACAAATAAATTACCGGAGTAATGAATAAAGTTATTACCTGCGATACCAGCAAACCACCAACGATTGCCACACCCAACGGCTGCCGCAATTCTGCCCCGGCCCCCAACCCCAATGCAATCGGAATCGCGCCCATCAAGGCTGCCAGCGTAGTCATCATGATCGGGCGGAAACGTAAAATACACGCAGTACGAATCGCTTCTACCGGTGTCATCCCCTGATTACGCTGCGCATCAAGCGCGAAATCGATCATCATAATCGCGTTTTTCTTGACGATCCCGATCAGCATCAAAATCCCAATCGTCGCAATCAATGTCAACTCAAAACCAAAAATCCGTAACGCCAGTAACGCCCCAATCGCCGCAGATGGCAAGCCCGCCAAAATCGTCAACGGATGAATATAACTTTCGTATAACACGCCAAGCAAAATATAAATCACCGCCACCGCCAATACCAGCAAAGCTACCTGACTACTTTGGGAAGATTGAAATACTGCGGCATCGCCACCGTAACTCGCAATGATGCTAGCGGGTAAATCAAGTTCCGCTTTAATCTGATCGATTTTTTGACTCGCGTTACCAAGCGGCACGTCGGGTGCCAGATTGAACGAAATCGTTATCGCCTGCAATTGCCCCTGATGATTCACCGAGATAGCCGTTGGTTCACGTTTCACCGTCGCGACACTCAGCAACGGCACCAGCGCACCGGTTTTACTGCGGAGGTAAATTTTATTTAGGTCTTCCTCATCCTGGTGACCGGAATTATTACTCTGCAAAATGACCTGATAACTATTGCTACTCGTAAAAATAGTAGAGACCTGACGGTCACCATAAGCACTGTAGAGCGCAGTGCGGATGTCATCAATCTGCACGCCAGCGTCATTGGCGCGATCGCGATCAATATCAATGCTGGCCTGCAATCCATTCATTTGCGAGTCGCTGGTCACATCGCGAAACATCGTATCGGCGCGCATTTTTTCTTGTATCCGATCCGCCCAACTGTTCAACTCATCAGCACGCACGCTTTGCAAGGTGTATTGATAGCGACTTTTGCTTGAGCGTCCACCCAGACGTAAATTTTGTACTGGCGTCAGATAAGCCGACATACCGGCCACGCCACGCAATTTTCCGCGCAAGCCTTCTAGTACCTGATCCATCGTCTGGCGGTCCTTGCGCGCCTTTAAACCAATGAACATCGAGCCGCTATTACTGTTGCTGCCGCTGACGCGGGACGTAACGCTCTCGACATTCGGATCTTTTCCAACAATTTCAGCAGCGTTACGCACCATGGTAACCATCGCCGGGTACGAGATATCTTGCGGCCCTTCCACTGTCGCGCTGATTTGTCCGATGTCTTCGGTCGGAAAAAAACCTTTGGGACTAGTCGCGAATAGCACGCCCGTCAACATGAATGTTGCAGCCGCACCGGCCAATATCCAGCGCCGATGATCCAGGCACCAATCAAGACCGCGCGTATATGTATTCAAAACAGCATGAAAACCTTGTTCGAATTTCCGGCTTAGCCAGCCATCTTCCACATGATTTTCGTGTTTTAAATAGCGGCTGCACAGCATAGGCACCAACGTCAACGACACCAGCGCCGAGACCATAATCGCCAGCGAAACGACTGCGGCGAACTCATGAAACATTAAGCCAATCACGCCCGGCATAAAAAATATCGGAATAAAAACAGCGACTAGCGAGATAGAAATCGACATGATCGTGAAGCCAACTTCCTTCGATCCCTTCAGCGCTGCCGCCATCGGCTCCATACCCTGCTCGACGTAACGCACAATATTTTCCAGCATCACAATCGCGTCATCCACCACCAAACCGACCGCAATCGTAATCGCCAGCAATGAAATATTGTCCAGGCTGTATCCCAGCCACAGCATCAATGCGCAACAGCCAATCAATGAAATAGGTAAAGATAAAACCGGTATCGCAGTGGCCGATAAACGCTTGAGAAACAAAAAGATAACCATAATCACCAACACCACCGTCAGCACCAATGTGTGCTTGACGTCGGCAATTGCATCTCGAATCGAGACTGATCTGTCGTTCAACACATGCACGTTGATCGAGGCTGGCATTTGCGACTTAAATTGCGGTAAAGTCGCTTTTACCGCATCAACGACCGCAACCGTATTCGCATCCGGCTGGCGCTGGACTGCCAAAATAATAGAAGGCTCGCCATTCACCCAACTGCCGCTCTTGGTAGTTTCGACGCTATCTTCTACATCCGCCACATCCTTCAGGCGCATGCTGGAGCCATCCTGACTTTTGATCACCAGATTGGAGAATGCTGCGGCGTTAGCGAGTTGTTTATTCGCCTGTATCGTCAAACTTTGACGCGGCCCATCCAATACGCCAACCGGACTATTCGCATTGGCCGCTTTGATCGCTGCCGCCAACTCATCCATGGTCATATTACGTGCTGCTAATTGATCGGGTCTTGCCTTCACGCGCACTGCATAACGACGCTGACCGTAGACGGCCACCTGCGCGACACCAGCAATCGTCGACAGCGATGGCGAGATCAAATTCTCGGCATAGTCATCCAGCTCAGCTAATGATATGGATGGCGAAGTCAGTCCTAACAAGAGTACCGGCGCATCCGCCGGATTAACTTTGCGATAGGCGGGCAAGGACGTCATTTCGATCGGCAAATTGCGCTGCGCACGCAATAGCGCGGCTTGCACATCAACGGCTGCTGCGTCGATATCGCGGTCTGAATTAAATTCTAGGGTAATTGAGGTGCTACCGAGGGTATTGGTGGAGCTGATCGTTGCCAGTCCGGGAATCGTTGAAAACTGCTTTTCTAGCGGCGTGGCGACCGATGCGGCCATGATTTCCGGACTGGCACCCGGCAATGATCCACTAACGTTAATGACGGGGGTGTTGTAACTCGGCAGCGCCGCGATAGGTAATTTGGAATAGGAGAAAATCCCCAAGACCACAATCGCTACCGATAGCAATACAGTCATGATCGGACGGCGGATACACAGTTCGGAAATATTCACGTTATTTTTTCTGCTGATTAGGTCAGGCTCGTCAGGCTGCACGCACCATGCTGAGTTTGCGCAGTGGCGCGTTTATACGCAATTGCCACTGCACGGCGAAATGAAGGTCAGTGCAAGTCATTGCAAGCCAGCGCCCTTAGATGGCAACTTCCTTGGCAGGGTTAGCTGGTTTTGTCTTGGCCTCTTTTATCGAAGCGCCCGGCCGCAGATTTTGCATTCCCTCAATCACGACGCGGCTACCGACTTTCAGCCCGGTCACGACCGCTTGACCGCTAGTCGTTTCCACGACTACCAAGGGCTGCATCGTCACGGTCTCGTCCTGATTCACCAGATACACGAACTTATTAGTAGGACCGGTCACGATAGACTGCGCCGGGATCACCACCGCATCGTTAAGCGTTCTGGAAACCAGGCTGATATTTACGTACGTTCCGGGCCACATCACGCGTTTGTCATTCTCAAACTGGGCCTTCATACGAATAGTGCCGCTTTGCGTATCGGCAGTATTGTCGATAAAAATCAATTTTCCGACTAATTGCTGCGTAGGCGACAATTGGACAGCAACAGGGGCATTTCCATCTGGATAACTGGCGCGTATCGACTGTAGTTCTTTTTCCGGCAGCGAAAAACTGACTGCAATCGGATCGAGTTGCGATATCGTTACCATTGGCACCCCGCTTGGCTGCGCCAGACTGCCTGGGTGCACACTGATCGCGCCGATACGACCACTAATGCTGGCATTAATTTTATTAAAACTCAGCGCAATACTGCTGGACTGGACGACGGCCTGATCGGCTACGACGACACTAAGTAATGAGTTGACCTTGTTTTGTGCGCTATCCACCACGGCTTGCGAAACAAATTTTTGCGCGAGTAACTCCTGATTCCGTTTCAAGGCCATTTCAGCATCGACCAGCATGGCTTTGTCGGTTGCCAACTGCGCCCTCGCCTTATCCACGCCAGAATTATCTGTCCGTGCATCAAGCGTAAATAAGAGTTGATTCGCCTTTACGTCCTGACCTTCCCGCACATGCACCTGCTGCACCACGTTTTGAATCTGTGGGCGCACATCCACGGTATTAATAGCAGTAACGTAGCCATTCGCAGAGACGGTAATCGGAACAGTTTTTTGCTCTGCCCGACTGGTTCTGACTATTTGGGCGATTTGTTCGTTGATTGAAGCAGATTTGCCAAACTTCCCTCCAAAGCCAAAATAACCGGCCAATCCGAGGATCACAAGGGCCGCAAAAATAAGAGAATACTTATAGGAAACGCGCATAGGAAAAATTCTGGAAGCTTTACATGAGGTCGTACGGAAATGTTGACACAAAATATAACGCAAAACAGGCAGCGAAATTCCCGGGACAGGAGATTTTTGTCCCTAACCAGCCGAATGATAGACATTATTATTTGAAGCGTGGAGTACACCAGCGAGTATTGACAACTTCTCAGTGCTTTTACAATTATTTTTCTGCTAGCTTAAAGCCTGGCTTTTGCTAATAAACGCGCAATAATCTGGCAAGTTCAAGCACTGCTAGAACAACATCTATACGCTAAATGGAGAACCGGGGAAGAATAAAGAAAAACTGAGAGAAATTAAAGAGGCGAGCCTTGTCTGCGGCACTTGCGGGAAATAGCTGTGGCTGCTTCGTTCCCGACCTGACCAGATTCACCATGCCACAATGCGCAGGGGCCCGCCAGCCAGAATTGTACCGCATCAAAGCAAGCCTGACAGCGCTTTTTTGTATTGCCAGCGCCAGATGGCGAAGAAATGGATCGGAGCTTGACCTCAAGCCCCGATAAAAATTGCTTATAACCCTAATTCCTGCCAAATCTGATCCACTCTTGTTTTGACCGCATCCGACATCTTTATGGTCGTGCCCCATTCCCGCGTAGTTTCACCCGGCCATTTATTCGTCGCATCGATGCCCATCTTGCTACCCAGACCGCTCACCGGCGAAGCAAAGTCCAGATAATCTATCGGCGTATTGTCAACCAGCGTAGTGTCACGCAGTGGATCAACCCTTGTCGTAATCGCCCAAATGACTTCATTCCAGTCACGAATATTGACATCCTCATCCACCACGATAATAAATTTGGTGTACATAAATTGCCGCAAAAAACTCCACACACCAAACATCACTCGCTTGGCATGTCCGGCATAGGCTTTCTTAATTTGCACGACGGCCATGCGATAGCTACAGCCTTCTGGAGGCAAATAGAAATCGATGATTTCTGAAAACTGCTTTTGCAATAAAGGGATAAAAACCTCATTCAGCGCCACACCAAGAACAGCCGGTTCATCCGGCGGTTTCCCGGTATAGGTAGAGTGATAAATCGGCGATGGGCGCATCGTAATCCGGTCGATGGTAAACACCGGAAAATAATCTTGCTCGTTGTAATAGCCAGTATGGTCGCCAAAGGGACCTTCTAATGCCATCTCATAGCCGGAAGGATGATTAGGATCAGGATTAATATGCCCTTCCAGCACAATTTCTGCCGAGGCTGGCACGCGCAATTCACTGCCAATTGCCTTCACCAACTCGGTCCGACTGCCGCGCAACAATCCGGCAAATTGATATTCGGACAAACTATCCGGCACCGGCGTCACTGCACCTAATATAGTAGCCGGATCCGCGCCCAGCGCTACGGCGACCGGATAAGGTTTTCCGCCAGTGGCGATTGCATGCTCACGAAAATCCAGCGCGCCGCCACGATGCGCCAGCCAGCGCATAATGACCTTATTGCGAGACAGCACCTGCTGCCTGTAAATGCCAAGGTTCTGACGCTTTTTGTG is part of the Glaciimonas sp. PCH181 genome and encodes:
- a CDS encoding heavy metal response regulator transcription factor, which translates into the protein MKILIVEDELKTAEYLYKGLTEQGCTVDLAHNGIDGQHLGLQHDYDVIVLDVMLPGIDGFSVLRALRAIKHTPVIMLTARDSIEDRIKGLHDGADDYLIKPFSFLELLARLQALARRGRTQEPSQLRIGNLQIDLLSRKAYRTNSEDGSNTRIDLTAKEFSLLVVLARRQGEILSKTAIAELVWDMNFDSNTNVVEVAIKRLRTKMDIPFTPKLLHTIRGMGYVLELRKDEKTE
- a CDS encoding heavy metal sensor histidine kinase — protein: MKRSITVRLVTMFAAAALLIFSMIGMSLYSVVQRELERHQQEELHTLFQDIQYMIQHNGSAERWPRVRAKLDALTPTDGSKHFWILSDDSRFQFGQGLAEIDNLERDPDGSGTILLRKREYPLRTMTKTIAALDERPPVRLIVGIDLEPYFHTLHAFVIALLSLSLVGIALVMLLGYWIARVGLRPLKQLSIEAQGFSPKALSQRLQVARLPDELSDLATTFNGALDRIENAYKQLEGFNADVAHELRTPLANIIGTTQVALSRERNAGEFQEVLQSNLEDLERVRSIINDMLFLARADQGEPATGLIVASIALQVSKTVEFFEFILDDGGMTVSIGGDVGVEAPIETALFRRAISNLLQNAIQHSGVGAEIIVTITRQENAIQIAVSNPGEPIPEAHLNRLFDRFYRVDAARHDQGLQHGYGLGLAIVRAVANMHGGGVFASCEDGMTTIGFSVKVA
- a CDS encoding efflux RND transporter permease subunit, coding for MNISELCIRRPIMTVLLSVAIVVLGIFSYSKLPIAALPSYNTPVINVSGSLPGASPEIMAASVATPLEKQFSTIPGLATISSTNTLGSTSITLEFNSDRDIDAAAVDVQAALLRAQRNLPIEMTSLPAYRKVNPADAPVLLLGLTSPSISLAELDDYAENLISPSLSTIAGVAQVAVYGQRRYAVRVKARPDQLAARNMTMDELAAAIKAANANSPVGVLDGPRQSLTIQANKQLANAAAFSNLVIKSQDGSSMRLKDVADVEDSVETTKSGSWVNGEPSIILAVQRQPDANTVAVVDAVKATLPQFKSQMPASINVHVLNDRSVSIRDAIADVKHTLVLTVVLVIMVIFLFLKRLSATAIPVLSLPISLIGCCALMLWLGYSLDNISLLAITIAVGLVVDDAIVMLENIVRYVEQGMEPMAAALKGSKEVGFTIMSISISLVAVFIPIFFMPGVIGLMFHEFAAVVSLAIMVSALVSLTLVPMLCSRYLKHENHVEDGWLSRKFEQGFHAVLNTYTRGLDWCLDHRRWILAGAAATFMLTGVLFATSPKGFFPTEDIGQISATVEGPQDISYPAMVTMVRNAAEIVGKDPNVESVTSRVSGSNSNSGSMFIGLKARKDRQTMDQVLEGLRGKLRGVAGMSAYLTPVQNLRLGGRSSKSRYQYTLQSVRADELNSWADRIQEKMRADTMFRDVTSDSQMNGLQASIDIDRDRANDAGVQIDDIRTALYSAYGDRQVSTIFTSSNSYQVILQSNNSGHQDEEDLNKIYLRSKTGALVPLLSVATVKREPTAISVNHQGQLQAITISFNLAPDVPLGNASQKIDQIKAELDLPASIIASYGGDAAVFQSSQSSQVALLVLAVAVIYILLGVLYESYIHPLTILAGLPSAAIGALLALRIFGFELTLIATIGILMLIGIVKKNAIMMIDFALDAQRNQGMTPVEAIRTACILRFRPIMMTTLAALMGAIPIALGLGAGAELRQPLGVAIVGGLLVSQVITLFITPVIYLLLDRYSGTGPLVFAGDSIPVGELGISREAQPVVSQTR
- a CDS encoding efflux RND transporter periplasmic adaptor subunit, whose product is MRVSYKYSLIFAALVILGLAGYFGFGGKFGKSASINEQIAQIVRTSRAEQKTVPITVSANGYVTAINTVDVRPQIQNVVQQVHVREGQDVKANQLLFTLDARTDNSGVDKARAQLATDKAMLVDAEMALKRNQELLAQKFVSQAVVDSAQNKVNSLLSVVVADQAVVQSSSIALSFNKINASISGRIGAISVHPGSLAQPSGVPMVTISQLDPIAVSFSLPEKELQSIRASYPDGNAPVAVQLSPTQQLVGKLIFIDNTADTQSGTIRMKAQFENDKRVMWPGTYVNISLVSRTLNDAVVIPAQSIVTGPTNKFVYLVNQDETVTMQPLVVVETTSGQAVVTGLKVGSRVVIEGMQNLRPGASIKEAKTKPANPAKEVAI
- the ubiD gene encoding 4-hydroxy-3-polyprenylbenzoate decarboxylase encodes the protein MKYTDLRDFIVKLEQLGELKQVSVPVSPNLEMTEICDRTLRAAGPALLFQKPTGHTIPVLGNLFGTPRRVALGMGVDDVSELRRIGHVLARLKEPEPPKDFKDLLGLGSLVKSLWDMAPKERRSAPCQEIVWEGNDVDLARLPIQHCWPGDVAPLITWGLVITKGPHKKRQNLGIYRQQVLSRNKVIMRWLAHRGGALDFREHAIATGGKPYPVAVALGADPATILGAVTPVPDSLSEYQFAGLLRGSRTELVKAIGSELRVPASAEIVLEGHINPDPNHPSGYEMALEGPFGDHTGYYNEQDYFPVFTIDRITMRPSPIYHSTYTGKPPDEPAVLGVALNEVFIPLLQKQFSEIIDFYLPPEGCSYRMAVVQIKKAYAGHAKRVMFGVWSFLRQFMYTKFIIVVDEDVNIRDWNEVIWAITTRVDPLRDTTLVDNTPIDYLDFASPVSGLGSKMGIDATNKWPGETTREWGTTIKMSDAVKTRVDQIWQELGL